One segment of Pelecanus crispus isolate bPelCri1 chromosome 2, bPelCri1.pri, whole genome shotgun sequence DNA contains the following:
- the SERPINB5 gene encoding serpin B5, whose protein sequence is MTMDALQLANTAFAVDMFKKLCEKDKTANIIFAPLCTSTSLALAYKATKGDTADQMKQVLHLQDVKDVSFGFQTITSDVSKLSSFFALKMVKRLFVEKSLNPTTDFVNSTKRPFPSELELVEFKEKTEETRQKINKSLSELTDGKMENILNVDSVSDQTQILLVNAAYFVTNWMKKFPEAEIKECPFKVNKTETKPVQMMNLEATFCLGYVKELNVAILELPCLNKHISMLILLPKEIEDETTGLEQLEKELTHKTLLQWTNPSMMANTKVNVFLPKFSIEGNYDLKPLLESLGMTNVFNESTSDFSEMCETKGVVLSKIIHKVSLEVNEQGGESREVPGYRILQHKDEFKADHPFIFLFRHNKTRNVILSGRFCSP, encoded by the exons atGACAATGGACGCTCTGCAACTAGCAAACACTGCCTTTGCAGTTGATATGTTCAAAAAACTATGCGAGAAGGACAAAACAGCCAATATTATTTTTGCCCCACTGTGTACCTCAACATCTCTGGCTCTGGCATATAAAGCTACGAAAGGTGATACTGCAGACCAAATGAAACAG GTACTCCATTTACAAGACgtaaaagatgtttcttttgGGTTTCAAACAATAACTTCAGATGTTTCCAAACTCAGCTCCttctttgcactgaaaatgGTCAAACGGCTCTTTGTGGAGAAGTCTCTTAATCCTACCACA GACTTTGTCAACTCCACAAAGAGGCCTTTTCCATCTGAACTGGAATTAGTGGAGTTCAAAGAAAAAACTGAGGAAACCCGACAGAAGATCAACAAATCTCTTTCAGAGCTAACTGATG GCAAAATGGAGAATATTTTGAATGTGGATAGTGTAAGCGACCAGACTCAGATCCTCCTAGTTAATGCAGCTTATTTTGTCACAAACTGGATGAAGAAGTTCCCAGAGGCAGAGATCAAAGAATGTCCTTTTAAAGTCAACAAG ACTGAAACTAAACCAGTGCAAATGATGAATCTGGAAGCTACTTTTTGCCTGGGCTATGTGAAAGAATTAAATGTTGCCATCCTTGAGCTTCCATGCCTTAACAAACATATTAGCATGCTCATTCTGCTGCCCAAAGAGATTGAAGATGAGACCACTGGTTTGGAGCag ctggaaaaggaaCTCACCCACAAGACTTTATTACAGTGGACCAATCCCAGCATGATGGCCAACACCAAAGTGAATGTATTTCTTCCAAAGTTTAGCATAGAAGGTAATTATGACCTGAAGCCACTTCTGGAAAGCTTGGGAATGACAAATGTCTTCAATGAGAGCACATCAGATTTCTCTGAGATGTGTGAGACAAAAGGTGTGGTTTTGTCGAAGATCATCCATAAAGTCTCTTTGGAAGTAAATGAACAAGGTGGCGAGTCCCGAGAGGTACCAGGATATCGGATTCTACAACACAAAGATGAATTTAAAGCTGACCATccatttatctttttgtttagACACAACAAAACTCGCAACGTGATTCTTTCAGGCCGATTCTGTTCCCCTTAA